A portion of the Musa acuminata AAA Group cultivar baxijiao chromosome BXJ1-1, Cavendish_Baxijiao_AAA, whole genome shotgun sequence genome contains these proteins:
- the LOC103992614 gene encoding CRIB domain-containing protein RIC7-like: MGTKMKGLLKGLRYISQIFDGKDQEMQIGHPTDVKHVAHVGCDGSSNHSPSWMNEFQSEPGPEDADDADATAAAPQVKHHTPEPHQGGGSSAEASATPLPRPSRRVDTLNHNDSSSDRHSRRHQSSGAVSGDNPRLRDTSEESKHGRRHRSSAGIVCAEQTAPDLPTVPKQPRRRKAKGSSSTAGGSSGTTKSSRSKAVIPSESGSEEQRSEPIVPPVLKPTTEEEKENEEEGVGEEKKATGALHSFDAASI, encoded by the exons ATGGGTACCAAAATGAAGGGTCTCCTTAAAGGCCTTCGCTACATCTCCCAAATTTTTG ACGGCAAGGATCAGGAGATGCAGATCGGACACCCCACCGATGTCAAACACGTGGCGCATGTGGGTTGCGACGGCTCCTCCAATCACTCCCCCAGTTGG ATGAACGAGTTTCAATCGGAGCCGGGCCCCGAGGATGCGGACGACGCCGATGCTACGGCCGCCGCCCCCCAAGTCAAGCACCACACACCAG AACCCCATCAAGGCGGCGGTTCCTCTGCCGAGGCGTCTGCGACGCCGCTGCCCCGTCCCTCGCGGCGCGTAGACACCCTGAATCACAACGACTCTTCCTCCGACCGGCATTCGCGGCGCCACCAGTCGTCCGGCGCCGTCTCCGGCGACAACCCCCGGTTACGGGATACCTCTGAGGAGTCCAAGCACGGGCGGAGGCACCGCAGCTCCGCCGGCATCGTCTGCGCGGAGCAGACGGCTCCCGATCTCCCCACCGTCCCCAAGCAGCCACGCCGCCGCAAGGCAAAGGGCTCATCATCCACCGCCGGTGGTAGTAGCGGGACCACGAAGTCGTCGAGATCAAAGGCGGTGATCCCGTCGGAATCGGGATCCGAAGAGCAGAGATCCGAACCGATCGTCCCGCCAGTCTTAAAGCCAACGacggaagaagaaaaggaaaacgaAGAGGAAGGGGTAGGGGAAGAAAAGAAGGCCACTGGCGCTCTCCATTCATTCGACGCAGCCTCCATATGA